From a region of the Impatiens glandulifera chromosome 4, dImpGla2.1, whole genome shotgun sequence genome:
- the LOC124933995 gene encoding binding partner of ACD11 1 isoform X2 produces MQTRTVQVINVSDLATEREIHEFFSFSGDIEHVEIWRDLSQSKTAFVTFRDPKALEIALLLSGATIVDKIVTIIAVENHVPMTQTVETVIDVTEATSGNSSPMAEEKSGSPKTGRVYVSKAQDVVSNIMAKGSAIGQDAMNKARAFDEKHKLRANASAKVISFDKKVGLTEKLTVGIAVVNEKVKSVDQKLQVSDKTMAAIMAAERKINNTGSAVKSSRYVTAGTSWLNGAFSRVAKAGQVAGVKTREKWNLAVSNVTAKDPPIAV; encoded by the exons ATGCAG ACAAGAACAGTTCAAGTAATCAATGTATCGGATCTGGCTACTGAAAGAGAGATTCATGAGTTTTTCTCATTTTCTGGAGATATAGAGCATGTTGAGATTTGGCG GGATTTAAGTCAGTCGAAGACTGCTTTTGTTACGTTTCGAGATCCAAAAGCTCTTGAAATTGCTTTGTTGTTATCG GGTGCAACTATTGTAGACAAAATTGTTACAATTATTGCAGTAGAAAATCATGTACCAATGACACAG ACGGTAGAAACAGTAATTGATGTTACAGAAGCAACATCTGGTAATAGTTCACCAATGGCTGAG GAGAAGAGTGGTTCACCGAAAACAGGAAGAGTATATGTATCGAAAGCTCAAGATGTTGTATCGAACATAATGGCGAAAGGTTCAGCAATTGGACAAGATGCGATGAATAAGGCGAGAGCGTTTGATGAAAAGCACAAACTAAGAGCTAATGCATCTGCTAAAGTGATATCTTTTGATAAGAAAGTTGGGCTTACAGAAAAGCTAACGGTTGGCATAGCAGTAGTTAATGAGAAGGTGAAATCTGTAGATCAGAAGCTTCAAGTATCAGATAAGACAATGGCAGCAATAATGGCTGCAGAGAGAAAGATAAATAATACTGGATCAGCAGTGAAATCAAGCAG ATATGTTACTGCAGGAACATCTTGGTTAAATGGTGCTTTCAGTAGAGTGGCTAAGGCTGGTCAAGTTGCTGGTGTAAAGACACGAGAAAAGTGGAATTTGGCTGTTTCAAATGTGACAGCAAAG GATCCACCAATTGCTGTGTAG
- the LOC124933995 gene encoding binding partner of ACD11 1 isoform X1, which produces MQTRTVQVINVSDLATEREIHEFFSFSGDIEHVEIWRDLSQSKTAFVTFRDPKALEIALLLSGATIVDKIVTIIAVENHVPMTQTVETVIDVTEATSGNSSPMAEEKSGSPKTGRVYVSKAQDVVSNIMAKGSAIGQDAMNKARAFDEKHKLRANASAKVISFDKKVGLTEKLTVGIAVVNEKVKSVDQKLQVSDKTMAAIMAAERKINNTGSAVKSSRYVTAGTSWLNGAFSRVAKAGQVAGVKTREKWNLAVSNVTAKQDPPIAV; this is translated from the exons ATGCAG ACAAGAACAGTTCAAGTAATCAATGTATCGGATCTGGCTACTGAAAGAGAGATTCATGAGTTTTTCTCATTTTCTGGAGATATAGAGCATGTTGAGATTTGGCG GGATTTAAGTCAGTCGAAGACTGCTTTTGTTACGTTTCGAGATCCAAAAGCTCTTGAAATTGCTTTGTTGTTATCG GGTGCAACTATTGTAGACAAAATTGTTACAATTATTGCAGTAGAAAATCATGTACCAATGACACAG ACGGTAGAAACAGTAATTGATGTTACAGAAGCAACATCTGGTAATAGTTCACCAATGGCTGAG GAGAAGAGTGGTTCACCGAAAACAGGAAGAGTATATGTATCGAAAGCTCAAGATGTTGTATCGAACATAATGGCGAAAGGTTCAGCAATTGGACAAGATGCGATGAATAAGGCGAGAGCGTTTGATGAAAAGCACAAACTAAGAGCTAATGCATCTGCTAAAGTGATATCTTTTGATAAGAAAGTTGGGCTTACAGAAAAGCTAACGGTTGGCATAGCAGTAGTTAATGAGAAGGTGAAATCTGTAGATCAGAAGCTTCAAGTATCAGATAAGACAATGGCAGCAATAATGGCTGCAGAGAGAAAGATAAATAATACTGGATCAGCAGTGAAATCAAGCAG ATATGTTACTGCAGGAACATCTTGGTTAAATGGTGCTTTCAGTAGAGTGGCTAAGGCTGGTCAAGTTGCTGGTGTAAAGACACGAGAAAAGTGGAATTTGGCTGTTTCAAATGTGACAGCAAAG CAGGATCCACCAATTGCTGTGTAG